The genomic DNA AAGGTAGGGATTTGGATGGTGGAGTACTGACCCGTTAAAAGATGAAAATGTAATTTCTGGGGAAGTGATGATTGCACCGGCTTTTGTGGTTTTAATGAACTTTTTATAGATCGGGTTAGAGAGAAAAGTTAGGTGATCCGGTTGAGCTCTTTCGAGTGACTCGACGCCTGTGATTTGAATGTCTTCTCCGATGAGCGTCGCATTGATTTTTTTAGCAATTTCAGAGAGCTTCATAGTTGAATCGTTTGATTTTTTATTGTAATCTGAAAGCCTCACAATCTAGCTTACCATTATGGCTGAGTCAAGCGGGATGATTCGTGATTTACGCAGTGAGTTTTTATCATATGCTCGGGTTGAAAAGGGGTTATCGGTCAACACCGTGATTGCTTATGAACGTGATTTGAAGAAGTTTGAGCAGTGGCTATCCAGAGTCTTCCAGAAAAGAATTGAGGAGTCTACTCGTGAAATAATCATAGAGTTTTTTCGTTTTCTACATGAGTCGAATTTTGCCCCGAGAACTAGGGCACGAATTTCTTCTGCGCTGCGGCACTTTTTCAAATTTCTTCTACTTGATGAGGTTATAGATGAAGATCCGATGTTGAACGTTGAAACGCCGATTTGTGCCAGGCCCTTGCCTCAATTTTTAACCTCAGAGGAGTTAGACCTGCTAATGGCTCAGCCTAATATAGCAACTGACGTTGGGGTCAGAGACAGGGCTTTGCTAGAGGTTATGTATGCATCGGGTTTGCGTGTTTCTGAAGTGATAAGCTTGAAGCTGGCAGACGTGGATTTGGACAAAGGTATCGTTTTGTGTTTTGGGAAGGGAAGCAAGGAACGTGTTGTACCGGTTGGCCGGCCGGCTCTGGATTGGGTAAAGCGCTACTTGTTGGTTCGTAGAAAGTGGTTAGGCGGTCGCATTGTGGATTATTTGTTTATCACGCCCCGCGGCAAGTTACTCAGCAGGCAATCTGTTTGGAGGAAGGTTGTTACTTATGGTCGTGCTGCTGGATTAGGTCACGTTACACCCCATATTCTCCGTCATACTTTTGCAACACACCTTTTGGAGCATGGGGCAGATTTGCGGTCCGTGCAGGTGTTGCTTGGGCATGCTGATCTGTCGACCACAGAAGTATACACCCATGTGACAAATGAACGTTTACGAGAAATATACATAAAATGCCATCCGAGGTCATCATGAGGTGATTCACGTGGAACGTTTGTGCGCAAGTTGGTGAGTGACAGGCAAACTTGCTTGACACGGTGTAGGGGGTATGATAGCCTT from Blastocatellia bacterium includes the following:
- the xerD gene encoding site-specific tyrosine recombinase XerD; this encodes MIRDLRSEFLSYARVEKGLSVNTVIAYERDLKKFEQWLSRVFQKRIEESTREIIIEFFRFLHESNFAPRTRARISSALRHFFKFLLLDEVIDEDPMLNVETPICARPLPQFLTSEELDLLMAQPNIATDVGVRDRALLEVMYASGLRVSEVISLKLADVDLDKGIVLCFGKGSKERVVPVGRPALDWVKRYLLVRRKWLGGRIVDYLFITPRGKLLSRQSVWRKVVTYGRAAGLGHVTPHILRHTFATHLLEHGADLRSVQVLLGHADLSTTEVYTHVTNERLREIYIKCHPRSS